The sequence GCAACGTCTGGATGTGATCGTGCAATTCGCTGAGTTGGAAAATTTCGTAGACCAACCGGTCAAGACGTATTCGACCGGGATGCTGATGCGGCTGGCCTTTGCGGCGGCGATTCACGTTGACCCCGATGTGTTAATCGTGGACGAGGCGCTATCAGTCGGCGATGTTTACTTCCAACGCAAATCGCTCGACCGCATGGAATACTTCCGCAAGTCGGGCAAGACCGTGCTGCTGGTTTCGCACGATCCGTCCATGATCCAACGCTTTTGCACGCGCGCCGTCTGGATCGAAGGCGGCCGCGTCGCACTGACCGGCGATGCGCGCAAGGTCGTTACGGCCTATCAAGCCTTTTGCGCGCGGCTGGAAGAAGAGCATCTGCGCAACATGGCGGCGAACAGCGGCATTCGTTCGCAGGAACACGAACAGATTTTGCGCGAACTGGAATTGACCGGCTCGCGCTGGGGCAACGGCAAGATTCGCTTCACCAACGTAGAGATGCTCAACGCGGCGGGCGAGGCGCGCTGGGTCTTTCGCACCGGCGAAGCGGTGACGATCCGGTTGCATTACAAAGCCGACAGTGATTATCCGCAGCCGATCTTTGCCGTGGATGTGCATCGTTACGACGGCATTTTCGTCGCCAGCGTCAACAACCACGACACGCACCCGCAAGCCCTGCCGATCAGCAAAGGCGAGGGCTTCGTTGATTTGCACATTGCCCGGCTCGAATTGCCGTTCAATGCTTATTTCCTTTCGCTCAAGGTTTATA is a genomic window of Acidobacteriota bacterium containing:
- a CDS encoding ABC transporter ATP-binding protein, whose protein sequence is MILVNNVSKLYRIYDNPAGRLKEILLRGRRKYHRDFWALQDVSLEVNQGETVGIIGRNGAGKTTLLQIIAGVLQPTHGEVTVEGRVTALLELGSGFNPEYTGRENILLSGQILGFSEAEMLQRLDVIVQFAELENFVDQPVKTYSTGMLMRLAFAAAIHVDPDVLIVDEALSVGDVYFQRKSLDRMEYFRKSGKTVLLVSHDPSMIQRFCTRAVWIEGGRVALTGDARKVVTAYQAFCARLEEEHLRNMAANSGIRSQEHEQILRELELTGSRWGNGKIRFTNVEMLNAAGEARWVFRTGEAVTIRLHYKADSDYPQPIFAVDVHRYDGIFVASVNNHDTHPQALPISKGEGFVDLHIARLELPFNAYFLSLKVYTENGAPDWRDPADIHNQMYQFDVITDRVIHGLVQLEAKWSAPDLLPAPARSLSNVAG